One part of the Marinobacter sp. MDS2 genome encodes these proteins:
- the folP gene encoding dihydropteroate synthase → MNVNFAGRQLNLSECHVMGILNVTPDSFSDGGRFNNVDAAVLRAKQMVADGATFVDVGGESTRPGAAPVSTQQELDRVCPVVEAIARELDVVVSVDTSNPVVMAETVKVGAGLINDVRALQRDGASEVVAEAGVPVCLMHIQGEPDTMQDSPFYRNVRREVSSFLTERVRVAEAAGVLPENIILDPGFGFGKTVEHNVQLLAGMEQMHMLGHPLLIGISRKSMLGAITGRDVNERLSASLAAATISAMKGASILRVHDVRETVDAVKVVTAIKEAR, encoded by the coding sequence ATGAACGTTAATTTTGCCGGCCGCCAGCTGAATCTGTCGGAATGCCATGTTATGGGTATTTTGAACGTCACCCCCGACTCGTTTTCGGATGGTGGTCGATTCAATAATGTGGACGCTGCAGTGCTTCGAGCAAAGCAAATGGTGGCTGATGGCGCAACTTTTGTGGACGTTGGGGGTGAATCAACCCGCCCGGGAGCCGCTCCGGTTTCTACGCAGCAAGAGTTGGACCGGGTGTGCCCGGTTGTTGAGGCGATTGCGCGAGAGCTGGATGTGGTGGTGTCTGTCGATACCAGCAATCCGGTGGTCATGGCGGAAACCGTAAAGGTTGGAGCTGGCTTGATTAATGATGTCCGGGCGCTTCAACGAGACGGTGCGTCAGAAGTGGTTGCTGAGGCGGGCGTGCCCGTGTGCCTGATGCACATTCAGGGTGAGCCGGACACCATGCAGGATTCGCCGTTCTACCGGAACGTGCGTCGGGAAGTCAGCTCGTTTTTGACGGAGCGGGTGCGAGTAGCCGAAGCGGCTGGCGTGTTACCGGAAAATATCATTCTTGATCCCGGGTTCGGTTTTGGTAAGACGGTTGAGCACAATGTTCAGCTGCTAGCCGGCATGGAACAAATGCATATGCTTGGGCATCCGCTACTGATTGGTATCTCCCGAAAGTCGATGCTCGGAGCCATCACAGGTCGCGATGTGAATGAAAGGTTGTCTGCCAGCCTCGCAGCCGCGACAATATCGGCCATGAAAGGCGCGAGCATTCTGCGAGTGCATGACGTCAGGGAAACTGTGGACGCCGTCAAAGTCGTAACGGCCATAAAGGAGGCAAGGTAA